A window of Candidatus Binataceae bacterium genomic DNA:
GGCGTGCGGCGCGCACCACCGCCATTCGTCCGAATTTTACCCGTGCGGCAGAAAACAGCGCACGGGCACAGCCCACCGGCAGCTCTCCGCGCAGGGCAAGCAGATGGAGTGCCTGCGCGTCATGAACATCGCGTTCGAGGCTAGGATCGATGCCCTGCTCAAGGACGAACACCTGCCGGCGCAGCTCGTAACAGGTCGCGCGTTGCGCGCAGTCGCTGGCCACAACGATCCTGAGGCCGGCAGGTGTCATCGCTATAAATCAAGCGCAAGCTAACGCGCTTAGCATTGCCTGAGCATGACCTCAGCCGCCGTAACTCCAGCCTGTTTCCTTAAGAGTCAGGACATCCATTTCCTGCTTAACCCGGGCTGCGATCACCTTGCCCACAACCACGCTGTGATCGCCCAGTTCGTAAAAGCCTACTACCTCGCATTCCACTGCGGCGGGCGCGTCGGAGACGATTGGGAGCCCGGTCTCGCCTTCTTCATAAGCATAGTTGCCGAACTTGCCGTCTTTAGGTTCCACGTGGCGAAAATAGGCGCCCGCGATCGCCTTCTGGCCGGTGCCCAGGATGGATAAACTGAACTTGCCCGAATTTTTGACCAGGGCGTGCGTGCTGGAATCGTTTTTGATACCCACCACTACCAGCGGGGGATGGAAACTGGCCTGGGTGACCCAATTGATAGTCGAGACCGTTTGGGTGTCGCCCTGACGGGCACCCAGCACGAACAGGCCGTATGGAATCATCAACAAGGCGCGTTTTTTGGCATTTTCATCCATGTTTAATAGTCCTCCTGGAGTGCGGCGGTGCTGATTAATCCGCTCAATCAAGCTTACAACAGACTGACCCACGCCCGAAGCTACGCCGAAATGCGCGTGATCGCGAATGGACGGCGGTCCGCGGCGCAGATGTAGGCGTCTTCAGCCTAGCGGTATCCGTAGCCATGAATTCGATGGAACGCAAGCTCGCAACCGGCTAAGAGTAGGGGTGCGATGGCAGAGCAGCCGGATCCAACGGACTTAGCGGCGCGCGCGCTGGTCGAAGCGGTTTATCCGATCGCGCTGACAGGGGCCGGGCTGTCGGTGGAAAGCGGCATTCCTCCTTTTCGCGGACCGGGGGGCTTGTGGACGCGCTTTGGCGAACCGCCCATGAACCAATTCCAGCTCTTTTTGGCAGATCCCAAGGCGGGATGGGAGGAGCGGCTGCGCCGGCGCGGCGAGGAACTCTACCGCGGGTTGGTCGTGGCCCAGCCCAACCCCGGCCATCAGGCCCTGGTTGAGTTGGAGCGTTTAGGGGTGTTGCGCTTTGTAATCACGCAGAATATCGACGATCTCCATCGTCGAGCCGGACAGCAGGCCTTGGCAGAAATTCACGGTAATTATCAACTGACGCGCTGCCTAGAGTGCAATCGCAGATTCCCCGAGGCTGAAATCCAGCTCGACCCGTTGCCGCCCGCGTGTCCAGCCTGCGGTGGGCTGCTCAAGGGCGATACGGTGGCCTTCGGTGAACCTATACCGCGCGACGTATTGGCGCGGTGTGCGTTGGAAGCCGAGCGCGCGGACCTGGTGCTCCTGGCCGGCACTTCGGCTACGGTTTATCCCGCCGCCGGCTTCGCGCTTCAAGTCAGGCAGCGAGGCGGAACCCTCATCGAAGCCAACGTGGAGAAATGCGAAGTCACACCTCTGTGTGCGGTCACGCTCGCAGGACCCACTGCCACGACTCTGCCCAAGCTGGTCCAACGCGTCACCCAATTGCGCCAGCAACGGCTGTCCTGAGGGCTACCAACGCTGCCCCCCGTTCCGCGCTGCGGGGCGCCCTTCGATCATTGCAGGACTCCGGCTTGGCTGGAAAACTTTTCCCTTTAATCCACTTTTCCAGGGTAGTTGCGATTCGCCACGCCCATCCTCAGGGATAAAACCTGCGGTTGAACAAAGCCACCGCCGTAAGGAGACAGCTTCGACGTGTACGATCCCGGGTTGCAGGACGTACGAGGTCGCGAGATACCACGTTATCCCCAGCCCGTGCTTGACTGTGCCTCATTGGGACGTTAGCGTCACATCAGTCGCCAGGTTCACACAACCTTTTAATTCGACCCCGGCGAGGGCGAGAAAGGTGCGGAAATGCGTTTTAAGGGAGCGTTTGGTCTGCCCTGGGTAAGCAACGGCCCAGGGTATTTTTTTGCTCGGGAATTGCGGTGAACGACACCACCCGCAGCCTGATGGACGCCGGCGCGGTTGCCCGCAGCATCAAACGTCTGAGCCATGAAATTCACGAGCATCAGCCCGACCCCTCCCAACTGGTGGTGGTCGGGATCGTGCGGCGGGGTGCGGTACTGGCCAGTCGTCTACAGGGGATGCTGGCCGAGCTGGCCGGACAGGAGGTCGGCCGCGGCACTTTGGATATTTCGCTCTACCGCGACGACCATCGCGACGTCGGCATGGCGCCGCGCCTGCTGGCGCGCGAAACCCCCGCGCTGGAAGGCAAGCATGTGGTCCTGGTGGACGACGTGCTTTATACCGGCCGCACCGTACGCGCCGCGCTGCAAGCGCTGACCGACGCCGGGCGACCAGCCAGGATTGAACTGGCCGTTTTAATCGATCGCGGTGAGCGCCAGTTGCCCATCCGCGCCGACTATGTAGGCAAGAACGTCTCCGTGCCGCGCGAGCAGCGAGTTTACGTGCGATTGGCGGAAATCGACGGCACTGACGCCGTGCTGTTAGGTGCTGCGGTGGACCCGGGCCGGCCGGCTGGGTGATGCTCGCGATGGCGCGACTACCCAAATACGACGTGGTTTCCATCGATGACCTGTCGCTGGCCGAAATCGAGCGCATCTTCGCGCTGGCCGACGAGTTTTCCGCCGATTTAGAGGCTGGCACGCGTCTGCATCGGGCCGACGGCCTGATCATGGCCACGCTGTTTTACGAACCTTCCACCCGTACCCGGCTGAGCTTCGAGTCGGCGATGTATCGTCTGGGGGGTGAGGTGATCAGCTCGCCGGACATGGACGCCAGTTCAGCGGCCAAGGGCGAGAGTCTGGCCGATACCGCGCGCGTGGTCAGCG
This region includes:
- the pyrR gene encoding bifunctional pyr operon transcriptional regulator/uracil phosphoribosyltransferase PyrR, which translates into the protein MNDTTRSLMDAGAVARSIKRLSHEIHEHQPDPSQLVVVGIVRRGAVLASRLQGMLAELAGQEVGRGTLDISLYRDDHRDVGMAPRLLARETPALEGKHVVLVDDVLYTGRTVRAALQALTDAGRPARIELAVLIDRGERQLPIRADYVGKNVSVPREQRVYVRLAEIDGTDAVLLGAAVDPGRPAG
- a CDS encoding GNAT family N-acetyltransferase; protein product: MASDCAQRATCYELRRQVFVLEQGIDPSLERDVHDAQALHLLALRGELPVGCARALFSAARVKFGRMAVVRAARRQGVGHALLCRLLQIARQRGARYAYLNAQLGVERFYARQGFSPIGDVFIEAGIPHRRMELRLD
- a CDS encoding flavin reductase family protein, translating into MDENAKKRALLMIPYGLFVLGARQGDTQTVSTINWVTQASFHPPLVVVGIKNDSSTHALVKNSGKFSLSILGTGQKAIAGAYFRHVEPKDGKFGNYAYEEGETGLPIVSDAPAAVECEVVGFYELGDHSVVVGKVIAARVKQEMDVLTLKETGWSYGG
- a CDS encoding Sir2 family NAD-dependent protein deacetylase; the protein is MAEQPDPTDLAARALVEAVYPIALTGAGLSVESGIPPFRGPGGLWTRFGEPPMNQFQLFLADPKAGWEERLRRRGEELYRGLVVAQPNPGHQALVELERLGVLRFVITQNIDDLHRRAGQQALAEIHGNYQLTRCLECNRRFPEAEIQLDPLPPACPACGGLLKGDTVAFGEPIPRDVLARCALEAERADLVLLAGTSATVYPAAGFALQVRQRGGTLIEANVEKCEVTPLCAVTLAGPTATTLPKLVQRVTQLRQQRLS